A window of Arcobacter acticola genomic DNA:
ACAAAGTTAGATAATAAATTATAGTTCAAGAAGAATAACAACTTAATATAAGTGCCCTCTTCTTGAAATTTTAAACTAATAAGAAATCAGATAAATTTTAACAAAAAAGTATTATAAAACGACATATAATCAATAGACAAGTAATTTAATTTTAGATAAGATGATTTATGAAAAAATTTATTATAATACTGTTTTTAATAACACTACAATTTGCAAATGCAAAAGATGATACGATTCTGTTTTTAGGAGACTCACTAACTGAAGGTCTAGGAGTTACTAAAGATGAGGCTTTCCCAAAACTAGTTAAGATCTTAATTCAAAAAGAACTTAAAAAAGATATTTCTATTATAAATGCAGGAGTAAGTGGTTCAACAACCAGTGATGGTCTTGATAGACTTAAATGGTATTTGAAAAAGAAACCATCTATTGTTTTTTTAGCACTTGGTACTAATGATGGACTAAGAGGGTTAGATCTAAAACAAAGTCAAAAAAATCTTGAAGAAATCATAAAATATGCCCAAGAATCAGGTGCAAAAGTTTTACTTGCAGGTATGTTAATACCACCTAATTATGGCCCTGAATACTCTGAAAATTTTAGAAAAATGTATGAAGAGATAAAAGATAAATACAAGCTAAAAAGTATGCCTTTTTTATTGGATCAAGTTGCAGGAAATAAAAACTTAAATCAAAGTGATGGGATACATCCAAATGAACAAGGGCATAAGACTATCGCTAAAAATGTTTTTGAATTTATAAAGGAAGATCTGTAATGTTAAAATTAGAATCACTTAAAAAATCTTATGAGCAAGGTTCACAAAAAGTTGATATATTTGAAAATTTAAATTTTCATGTTGAAGTTGGACAAAGAGTTGCTATCATGGGAAAATCAGGAAGTGGTAAATCTACGCTTCTTTCACTAATTTCAGGAATAATAAAACCAGATAGTGGAGATATTATCTTAAACTCTACTTCTTATAAAAATTTAAAAGAGAGTGAATTAAATGATTTTAGAGCTACAAATATAGGTTTTGTTTTTCAAAATTTTCATTTAGTTTCTTATTTAAATGCCTTAGAAAATGTAATGCTTCCTGCAAAAGTTTGTGGTATTTCAAATCCGAAAGAAAAAGCAATAGAACTTCTAAAAAGTGTTGGTCTTTCTCACAGACTTGACCATTTACCATCACAATTAAGTGGTGGAGAAAAACAACGTGTTGCAATTGCTAGGGCTTTAATACATAATCCTAAAATAATCTTAGCAGATGAACCAAGTGGAAACTTAGATGAAGAAACAGGAATTGCTGTTATGGATAAGCTTTTTGAGCTTATTGAACAAAATAATACTACTTTAATTTTAGTAACTCACTCAAAAGATGTTGCAAATCGTTGTGAAAAAACCTATGAATTAATACATGGAAACTTAGCTTTATGTTAGTATTTGAATTAGTTTTTAAAGCCCTTTCTCGATCAAAATCTTTTTCTTTGATATTCATATTAAACTTTACACTTGCCATTGCAGCTCTTTCTTATTTACAATTTTTTAAAAGC
This region includes:
- a CDS encoding arylesterase — its product is MKKFIIILFLITLQFANAKDDTILFLGDSLTEGLGVTKDEAFPKLVKILIQKELKKDISIINAGVSGSTTSDGLDRLKWYLKKKPSIVFLALGTNDGLRGLDLKQSQKNLEEIIKYAQESGAKVLLAGMLIPPNYGPEYSENFRKMYEEIKDKYKLKSMPFLLDQVAGNKNLNQSDGIHPNEQGHKTIAKNVFEFIKEDL
- a CDS encoding ABC transporter ATP-binding protein — encoded protein: MLKLESLKKSYEQGSQKVDIFENLNFHVEVGQRVAIMGKSGSGKSTLLSLISGIIKPDSGDIILNSTSYKNLKESELNDFRATNIGFVFQNFHLVSYLNALENVMLPAKVCGISNPKEKAIELLKSVGLSHRLDHLPSQLSGGEKQRVAIARALIHNPKIILADEPSGNLDEETGIAVMDKLFELIEQNNTTLILVTHSKDVANRCEKTYELIHGNLALC